From a region of the uncultured Desulfovibrio sp. genome:
- the dsrB gene encoding dissimilatory-type sulfite reductase subunit beta, whose product MAFISSGYNPAKPMEGRISDIGPRKYNEFFPPVIARNFGKWLYHEILEPGVLVHVAESGETCYTVRIGGTRTMSITHIRELCDIADKYCGGHLRWTTRSNIEFMVEDKATMEALRDDLNSRKFDGGSFKFPVGGTGAGISNMVHTQGWLHCHTPATDASGPVKAVMDALFEEFKDMRMPAPVRIALACCINMCGAVHCSDIGLVGIHRKPPMVDHEWADQLCEIPLAVSACPTAAVRPTKVEYNGNKVNSIAIKEDRCMYCGNCYTMCPALPISDGEGDGVAIMVGGKVSNRISMPKFSKVVVGYIPNEPPRWPTLTKTIKHIVDVYAANANKYERLGDWAERIGWETFFKLTGLEFTHHLIDDFRDPAYYTWRQSTQFKF is encoded by the coding sequence ATGGCTTTTATTTCTTCCGGGTACAATCCCGCAAAACCGATGGAAGGCCGTATCAGCGATATTGGCCCCCGCAAATATAATGAATTCTTTCCGCCGGTAATTGCCAGAAACTTTGGCAAATGGCTCTATCACGAGATTCTGGAGCCCGGCGTGCTCGTACACGTGGCCGAAAGCGGCGAAACATGCTACACGGTGCGCATTGGCGGCACCCGTACCATGTCCATCACCCACATCCGCGAGCTATGCGATATTGCCGACAAGTATTGCGGCGGCCATTTGCGCTGGACAACGCGCAGCAACATCGAATTCATGGTGGAAGACAAGGCCACCATGGAGGCTCTGCGCGACGACCTGAACAGCCGCAAGTTTGACGGCGGTTCGTTCAAGTTCCCCGTGGGCGGCACCGGCGCTGGCATCAGCAACATGGTGCACACTCAGGGCTGGCTGCACTGCCACACCCCCGCCACCGACGCCTCCGGCCCGGTCAAGGCCGTGATGGACGCCCTGTTTGAAGAATTTAAAGACATGCGGATGCCCGCCCCGGTGCGCATCGCGCTGGCCTGCTGCATCAACATGTGCGGCGCTGTGCACTGCTCGGACATCGGCCTTGTGGGTATCCACCGCAAGCCCCCCATGGTCGACCACGAATGGGCTGACCAGCTCTGCGAAATTCCTTTGGCTGTTTCTGCTTGCCCCACCGCCGCTGTGCGTCCCACCAAGGTGGAATACAACGGCAACAAGGTGAACTCCATCGCCATCAAGGAAGACCGCTGCATGTACTGCGGTAACTGCTACACCATGTGCCCCGCGCTGCCCATCTCGGACGGCGAAGGCGACGGCGTTGCCATCATGGTTGGCGGCAAGGTTTCCAACCGCATCAGCATGCCCAAGTTCTCCAAGGTCGTTGTGGGTTACATCCCCAACGAACCGCCCCGCTGGCCCACACTGACCAAGACCATCAAGCATATTGTGGACGTATACGCAGCCAACGCCAACAAGTACGAGCGTCTGGGCGACTGGGCTGAACGCATCGGCTGGGAAACCTTCTTCAAGCTGACCGGCCTTGAATTCACCCACCACCTTATCGACGACTTCCGCGATCCCGCCTACTACACCTGGCGGCAGAGCACGCAGTTCAAGTTCTAA
- a CDS encoding dissimilatory sulfite reductase D family protein gives MTPDQQKIVDFISEKNKTKFYFKDFLDIFPEKGPREVKKILTSMVQCEVMEFWSSGSTTMYGLKGAGKQSQAEGEG, from the coding sequence ATGACGCCGGATCAACAAAAAATCGTTGATTTCATCAGCGAGAAAAATAAGACCAAATTTTACTTCAAAGATTTTCTGGATATTTTTCCTGAAAAAGGCCCTAGAGAAGTAAAAAAAATACTGACTTCAATGGTGCAATGCGAAGTGATGGAATTTTGGTCCTCAGGCAGTACAACCATGTACGGCCTCAAGGGGGCTGGAAAGCAAAGCCAGGCCGAGGGCGAGGGATAG